A stretch of the Bacillus anthracis str. Vollum genome encodes the following:
- a CDS encoding SMI1/KNR4 family protein produces MEQKLGFLRKYKRNAQLISCHEINKLDSGKIPNSWYELFQEENVDKRVESILSIWKEQVGVELRNTISYLSRHLEEVELMNTNGRYSILYTIKTDNGEILYYEGGNPKDEFNNEELEKSWDKIPSTIRNFYRTVHNGFYFYASQSMGLVPLENVTFFDDDEWGIIEELEEPLQIDLQTTFGFFKSGMGGYVAVDYKNSNNDNATLWWTNKEPRYNMNFWDIVDEWILIGFEV; encoded by the coding sequence ATGGAACAAAAACTTGGTTTTTTAAGAAAATATAAAAGAAATGCACAACTTATATCATGCCATGAGATTAATAAACTTGATAGTGGGAAAATACCAAATTCATGGTATGAATTGTTTCAAGAAGAAAACGTAGACAAGAGAGTTGAGAGTATTTTATCGATATGGAAAGAGCAAGTAGGAGTGGAATTAAGAAACACTATTTCTTATTTGTCTAGGCACCTTGAAGAAGTAGAGCTTATGAACACAAATGGTAGATATTCAATTTTATACACTATTAAAACAGATAATGGGGAAATTCTATATTATGAAGGGGGAAATCCCAAAGATGAGTTTAATAATGAAGAATTAGAAAAATCTTGGGATAAGATTCCTTCAACAATACGAAATTTTTATCGAACTGTTCATAATGGTTTCTATTTTTATGCGAGTCAATCTATGGGTTTAGTTCCTTTAGAAAATGTAACTTTTTTTGATGATGATGAATGGGGTATTATTGAGGAGTTAGAAGAACCTTTACAAATTGATTTACAAACTACTTTTGGTTTCTTTAAAAGTGGTATGGGTGGTTATGTTGCAGTAGATTATAAGAATTCTAATAATGATAATGCGACTTTATGGTGGACGAATAAAGAGCCTAGATATAATATGAATTTTTGGGACATTGTTGATGAATGGATATTAATTGGATTTGAAGTTTAG